The following coding sequences are from one Anopheles bellator chromosome X, idAnoBellAS_SP24_06.2, whole genome shotgun sequence window:
- the LOC131213394 gene encoding carbonic anhydrase 7-like: MLFSYKADCAENTSVQSPIRLTQNNAFLVDDAAPLLFLGHGNLRAGASLTNNGQSAVLKLNQEHQSPRPFIIGGPLGGVYVFEQLHFHWGPSDRSGSEHVLNESGHSMEVHVVHYNVRYSKFEEAVGAPDGLVVVAVFLQAFKCPEAYCAAFQPIVDGVHLIRELNGSVELEADCLRWLTHLDLSRRYYTYRGSLTTPPFATNVTWIVYEVPISVAPFQTAPFRRLQRVRGDRQSMILKNYRPLQPCLGATNVTFVRNTCQSLSRAKL, from the exons ATGTTATTCTCGTACAAAGCTGATTGCGCCGAGAACACCAGCGTTCAAAGTCCGATTCGGTTGACGCAAAATAATGCTTTTCTGGTAGACGATGCTGCTCCTTTGCTGTTCCTGGGCCACGGTAATCTGCGAGCAGGTGCGTCACTCACTAACAACGGGCAATCGGCTGTG CTTAAGTTAAACCAAGAGCATCAGTCCCCGAGGCCATTCATCATCGGAGGCCCTCTTGGTGGGGTATATGTATTTGAGCAACTACACTTTCATTGGGGACCGAGTGATCGCAGTGGTAGCGAGCACGTGCTGAACGAAAGTGGTCACTCGATGGAAGTGCACGTGGTACACTACAATGTGCGTTACAGTAAGTTTGAGGAAGCAGTTGGCGCGCCAGACGGTCTAGTCGTTGTTGCCGTGTTTCTGCAGGCGTTCAAATGCCCAGAGGCCTACTGTGCGGCCTTTCAGCCAATCGTTGACGGTGTACATTTAATCCGGGAACTGAACGGGTCGGTTGAACTCGAGGCCGATTGCCTTCGCTGGTTGACACATCTTGATCTAAGCCGCCGTTATTATACGTACCGTGGTTCGTTGACAACACCACCGTTTGCGACAAACGTTACGTGGATCGTGTACGAGGTGCCGATTTCCGTTGCTCCATTTCAGACCGCCCCTTTTCGGCGACTGCAACGGGTACGAGGTGATCGTCAGAGCATGATTTTGAAAAACTATCGACCGCTGCAGCCATGCCTCGGTGCAACAAATGTTACGTTTGTGCGTAACACTTGCCAAAGCTTGTCACGCGCAAAACTTTAA